The bacterium sequence CGAGCCCGGAGGAGCACCCCCGGGTGGGCTGCGGGGTGCTCCGGGAGAAGGGCTGTCCCGAGGAGATGATCGAGGCCATTCTGGGCCATGCCGCGTATCTGGAGGTTCCCCGGGAGAGCCGGATGGCCCAGGCGCTTTATGCCGTGGACGAGCTGGTGGGGCTGATTACGGCGGTGGCCCTGGTGCGGCCCTCCAAGGATGTCCGGGATGTCTCGCCCAAGAGCATCCGGAAGAAATGGAAGGATAAAGCCTTTGCCAAAGGGGTAAATCGGGAGGATATCGAGCGGGGGGCCGAGGCGCTCGGGGTGCCGCTCGAGGCGCACATTGGCGCGGTTCTGGGCGCGATGCAGGAGGTGGCCGCCGGGCTGGGGCTGGACGGCTCCGCCGCCGGCTGAGGGGCTGCCCCCGTTCGTAGAGAAATTTGGTCCGGTTTGTTTGACC is a genomic window containing:
- a CDS encoding HDIG domain-containing protein translates to MDRSAAEALLHEWTQSEGLRAHARGVEACMRRYAREFGEDEGLWGLTGLLHDLDYERHPSPEEHPRVGCGVLREKGCPEEMIEAILGHAAYLEVPRESRMAQALYAVDELVGLITAVALVRPSKDVRDVSPKSIRKKWKDKAFAKGVNREDIERGAEALGVPLEAHIGAVLGAMQEVAAGLGLDGSAAG